Proteins co-encoded in one Fusarium musae strain F31 chromosome 3, whole genome shotgun sequence genomic window:
- a CDS encoding hypothetical protein (MEROPS:MER0003110) encodes MAPDKYRNPPQAPPLFTATPESIAADTKKLCDATKNVLDSVTANVTADKASFANVLEPILIDENLAATKRRILTFYHHVSTNKELRDASTEAESAFNDFGIECNMREDVFNAVDAAYANRASQDLTKEQAHVLEKERQKYIRNGLRLPAGPKRDRFKEIQKRLSELEIKAQKNLNEEKGAIWFTPEELKGVPSDDIDIDSLEKGTGENEGKVKLSFKYNHYFPLIKYAIDADTRRKYTIAESNKANVNVPIFQEIITLRDEAARLLGYDNHAALRIEEKMAKTPAAVRTFLDDLRNRLAEGGAKEINALKEYKKKDYEERGLSFDDSFYMWDTSFYSRIQKEKEYSVDEAAISQYFPVESTFAGMLKIFEEIFGFVFVELKPEERARLSPTGKAEDIVWHEDVLIYSVWDDEASGSSFNGYLYLDLHPRDNKYGHNANFNLEPGYVTEDGKKHYPVTALVCNFSKPSPKKPSLLKHHEVVTLFHELGHGIHDLAGRTRYSYFHGTSTVLDFVEAPSQMLENWCWTPSVLKSLSKHWETQEQIPDELIEKLVSTKRLNSAIGALGQLVIGLFDMTVHTPESHEAVKKLNAGRVWNTLRHEISGTKGPEDLGEGLEWGNRHAGIGHFIGGYDAGYYGYLYSEVFSLDMFHSFFAKNPMDGKEGRRYRHTVLERGGSIPELEFLREFLGREPSSEAFYKELGLSSSA; translated from the exons ATGGCTCCCGACAAGTATCGTAACCCTCCTCAGGCACCGCCTCTGTTCACCGCCACCCCCGAATCGATCGCTGCCGATACCAAGAAGCTTTGCGATGCTACCAAGAATGTGTTGGACTCTGTAACTGCCAATGTTACTGCCGACAAGGCCTCTTTTGCCAATGTGCTTGAGCCCATCCTCATTGACGAAAACTTGGCTGCCACCAAGAGACGCATTCTGACCTTCTACCACCATGTTTCCACCAACAAGGAGCTTCGCGATGCCTCTACTGAAGCCGAGAGTGCCTTCAATGACTTCGGCATAGAGTGTAACATGCGGGAGGATGTCTTCAACGCCGTCGATGCTGCCTACGCCAACCGAGCATCTCAGGATCTCACCAAGGAGCAGGCGCACGTCCTTGAGAAAGAGCGACAGAAGTACATTCGCAACGGTCTTCGACTGCCCGCTGGTCCTAAGCGAGACCGCTTCAAAGAGATCCAGAAGCGTCTGAGCGAGCTTGAGATAAAGGCTCAGAAAAACCTCAACGAAGAGAAGGGTGCCATCTGGTTTACCCCCGAGGAACTCAAGGGAGTTCCTTCTGACGACATTGACATTGATTCACTGGAGAAGGGCACTGGTGAAAATGAGGGCAAGGTCAAGCTGTCCTTTAAGTATAACCATTACTTCCCTCTTATCAAGTATGCTATCGATGCCGATACTCGCCGCAAGTACACCATTGCGGAATCCAACAAG GCGAATGTCAATGTTCCTATCTTCCAAGAGATCATCACCCTCCGAGATGAGGCCGCTCGCCTTCTCGGTTACGACAACCATGCCGCTCTGCGCATCGAAGAAAAGATGGCCAAGACTCCTGCTGCTGTTCGCACTTTCCTAGACGATCTTCGAAACAGACTGGCCGAAGGTGGTGCGAAGGAGATCAACGCACTGAAAGagtacaagaagaaggactaCGAGGAGCGTGGCCTTTCATTTGACGACAGCTTCTACATGTGGGACACATCGTTTTACTCCAGAATacaaaaggagaaggagtaTAGTGTTGACGAAGCCGCAATCTCGCAGTACTTCCCTGTTGAGTCGACATTCGCCGGTATGCTCAAGATTTTCGAGGAGATTTTCGGCTTCGTGTTTGTCGAGCTCAAGCCTGAGGAGCGAGCGAGGCTCAGCCCCACTGGCAAGGCGGAAGACATTGTGTGGCATGAGGATGTTCTGATCTACAGCGTGTGGGACGATGAGGCCTCGGGCTCAAGCTTCAATGGTTATCTGTACCTGGATCTTCACCCTCGAGACAACAAGTATGGCCACAACGCCAACTTCAACCTTGAGCCTGGCTATGTCACcgaggatggcaagaagcACTACCCCGTCACTGCTCTTGTTTGCAACTTCAGCAAGCCTTCACCAAAGAAACCTTCTCTGCTCAAGCATCACGAGGTTGTGACCCTGTTCCACGAGCTGGGCCATGGCATTCACGACTTAGCTGGCCGTACCCGCTACAGCTACTTCCACGGAACTTCTACGGTGCTTGACTTTGTTGAAGCCCCATCTCAAATGCTGGAGAACTGGTGCTGGACACCTAGCGTTCTTAAGTCGCTTTCCAAGCATTGGGAGACTCAGGAGCAAATTCCCGACGAGCTTATCGAGAAGCTTGTCTCTACCAAGCGCCTCAACTCCGCTATAGGTGCACTGGGACAGCTCGTCATTGGACTCTTTGACATGACTGTGCACACGCCCGAGTCTCATGAGGCTGTCAAAAAGCTCAATGCCGGCCGAGTTTGGAACACCCTTAGGCATGAGATATCTGGCACCAAGGGCCCTGAGGATCTGGGCGAAGGACT TGAATGGGGTAACAGGCATGCCGGCATTGGCCACTTCATCGGCGGGTACGATGCTGGTTACTACGGCTACCTCTACTCAGAGGTGTTCTCGCTCGACATGTTCCACTCGTTCTTCGCCAAGAACCCAATGGACGGCAAGGAGGGTCGCCGATATCGCCATACCGTTCTTGAGAGAGGTGGAAGTATTCCAGAGTTGGAATTCTTGAGGGAGTTCTTGGGCCGGGAGCCTAGTTCGGAAGCTTTCTACAAGGAGCTTGGACTTTCTTCATCCGCGTAG
- the CDC4 gene encoding SCF ubiquitin ligase complex subunit cdc4 (EggNog:ENOG41~BUSCO:EOG09265591), producing MSSNKFDSQASTNYKEAFALFDKRGNGRVTVDSLGDLLRACGQNPTLAEIQDLEKNVGGEFDFETFQRVLNRPGGFRDPGEPEEYCRGFQVFDKDMTGFIGVGQLKYILTNLGEKMTDEEVDELLKAVDTSSGQVNYTDLVRTILAN from the exons ATGTCTTCTAACAAGTTCGATTCTCAGGCTTCTACCAACTACAAGGAGGCTTTCGCTCTGTTCGACAAGCGCGGAAATGGCCGTGTCACTGTTGATAGCCTTGGTGATCTGCTGCGCGCCTGCGGCCAGAACCCTACCCTCGCTGAGATCCAGGACCTCGAGAAGAATGTCGGTGGTGAAT TCGATTTTGAGACATTCCAGCGTGTTTTGAACCGCCCCGGCGGTTTCCGCGACCCTGGCGAGCCTGAGGAATACTGCCGCGGTTTCCAAGTGTTTGATAAGGATATGACGGGTTTCATCGGCGTCGGCCAGCTCAAGTACATTCTGACAAACCTGGGCGAGAAGATGACTGATGAGGAGGTCgatgagctcctcaaggccGTTGACACCAGCTCAGGCCAGGTCAACTACACTG ACCTTGTGCGAACCATTCTCGCCAACTAG
- a CDS encoding hypothetical protein (EggNog:ENOG41), with amino-acid sequence MATEATVRKFFASSAYAVAGASSNPAKFGHRVFAWYLHHDLPVTPINPGSETINALNKDHPTVPSVTALSNPTQTSLSVITPPAATLKVLQEAKEKGIPSVWLQPGSFDDAVLKFANAPGTFEAVVAGDGGRGHEGWCILVDGERGLKAAGKL; translated from the exons ATGGCGACTGAGGCTACTGTTCGCAAATTCTTTGCATCGTCCGCTTATGCTGTGGCTGGTGCCAGCTCCAACCCTGCCAAGTTCGGACACCGCG TCTTTGCCTGGtatctccatcatgacttACCAGTAACTCCCATCAACCCGGGCTCAGAGACCATCAACGCTTTGAACAAGGACCACCCTACTGTTCCCAGTGTGACCGCTCTTTCAAACCCTACGCAGACATCTCTGTCAGTCATTACTCCACCAGCAGCGACCCTAAAGGTGCTTCAGGAGGCAAAGGAGAAGGGCATTCCGTCGGTGTGGCTGCAGCCTGGCAGTTTTGACGATGCTGTCCTCAAGTTTGCCAACGCTCCTGGGACGTttgaagctgttgttgctggtgatggtggcCGAGGCCATGAGGGATGGTGTATCTTGGTTGATGGTGAGCGAGGACTGAAGGCTGCTGGCAAGCTGTGA
- a CDS encoding hypothetical protein (MEROPS:MER0018608), translating to MSFDDVTDQFITYESRLASFHKNSKKRGSTTSGRGTKALNWPHKSITPASLARAGLFFNPTPENPDNATCFLCHKGLDGWEANDDPLLEHLKHAPECGWAVVAAIEAEVGDYAQQDPDQPYMKDARKATFAGRWPHDSKKGWKCKTKQLVDAGWKYTPTEDSDDMATCTYCQLALDGWEPGDKPLDEHYNRSPGCPFFILLEEKQSTKKSGRSKAGRASKASRLSAQSVATVASEVTSINESTAAIEDSVLTTTSTIQGGKKTKARKATSKGRKTKAKKEAPVEDVEASIEEEEAPVTKPARGQKRDSAAVEDAGSMAMSPPGKKRATRKGGNASVNESTLQQDESVDVTEVSVSKKGGKKKTTRKASAKSSRTVSSGSATSEVVTSGYEATPGTFPDDDEIERQLEADLERQLTEDEEITADSDSERRQSKKEKGEKAAKAEKHEYSRDYAMLNPEPVEPNEDDVDNELRALQAEMEVDEEPAPQHEPQPEPEVELEQMPEPEHQELHIPKKGRKAGTRKASKQSKSKKAKAAPEPVEEDEAEPEKAQLQEHEMPEEEATRPEAETQIDETAHDDSLVSTDTVVKKSNNSRLSTGSRGRGRPSKASLASRASANDLELVEAPEEATPEPAEEQPTKRPRGRPSKASLASRPSAGPDESQVSEAAPKRGRGRPSKKSLEARRSMEAAASQESTQPFTQPVEERMQEDVEVYASEEQKDERPPSSRVVSFESAQASPAQQPMPSSPPASSAHLANPPSTPGRIISPAPSARQAAISPSQSPQSSDAENQPPSSRLTTSSNPKRVALAPVNSTPTRSSPSRRNVIAGLRSTAPWTELDLDAVFGTPCVNPDKENGVERYLKQGQTLTSPEKQMTVQEWIYYNASEAEKKLKYECESIVNRFESEGSKAMRVLEGLVVE from the exons ATGTCATTTGACGACGTCACAGACCAATTCATCACATACGAGAGCCGTTTGGCCTCCTTCCACAAGAACTCCAAAAAGCGAGGTTCTACAACGAGCGGAAGGGGCACAAAAGCTCTGAATTGGCCACACAAGAGCATCACACCCGCGAGC CTCGCCCGCGCTGGACTTTTCTTCAATCCTACACCAGAGAACCCCGACAATGCCACATGTTTTCTATGCCACAAGGGCCTCGACGGCTGGGAAGCAAATGACGACCCTCTCCTCGAGCACCTGAAGCATGCTCCCGAATGTGGCTGGGCGGTTGTCGCAGCGATTGAAGCCGAGGTCGGAGATTATGCGCAACAAGATCCTGATCAACCATACATGAAGGATGCTCGAAAGGCCACATTTGCTGGAAGGTGGCCCCATGATTCTAAGAAGGGATGGAAGTGCAAAACCAAGCAGCTGGTCGACGCAGGATGGAAGTACACACCGACTGAAGACTCGGACGATATGGCCACGTGCACCTACTGCCAACTGGCCCTCGACGGCTGGGAGCCTGGCGACAAGCCTCT AGATGAGCATTATAACCGATCACCTGGCTGCCCATTCTTTATTCTTCTCGAAGAGAAGCAGTCTACTAAGAAGTCTGGCCGAAGCAAAGCTGGACGCGCATCCAAGGCCTCGCGATTGTCTGCGCAATCAGTCGCTACAGTCGCATCGGAGGTGACCTCGATCAACGAGTCTACAGCTGCCATTGAGGACAGCGTCTTGACAACAACTTCGACTATACAGGGcggaaagaagacaaaggctCGCAAAGCGACTTCGAAAGGACGAAAGacaaaagccaagaaggaagcaCCCGTCGAGGACGTTGAGGCAtccattgaagaagaagaggcaccAGTGACAAAACCTGCTCGAGGACAGAAGCGAGACAGTGCAGCAGTGGAAGACGCCGGTAGCATGGCCATGTCCCCACCGGGTAAGAAGCGTGCCACGCGGAAAGGTGGCAATGCTTCTGTAAATGAGTCGACATTGCAACAAGACGAGTCGGTTGATGTTACCGAAGTCTCTGTCTCTAAGAAGggcgggaagaagaagacgacacGTAAGGCGTCAGCCAAATCTTCTCGCACCGTATCCTCAGGCTCTGCGACTTCGGAAGTGGTGACTTCTGGGTACGAGGCAACTCCTGGAACATTccctgacgatgatgagattgagcgCCAACTCGAAGCAGACCTTGAGAGACAGCTTACCGAAGACGAGGAGATAACCGCTGACTCTGATTCGGAAAGACGTCAGagcaagaaagagaagggagAGAAGGCAGCAAAGGCTGAGAAACATGAGTATTCCCGAGACTATGCCATGCTCAATCCCGAGCCAGTGGAGCCGAatgaagacgatgttgatAACGAACTTCGAGCTTTACAGGCTGAgatggaggttgatgaggagcCAGCACCTCAGCATGAGCCccaaccagagccagaagtcGAACTTGAGCAGATGCCTGAGCCTGAACATCAGGAATTGCATATCCCCAAGAAGGGTCGAAAGGCTGGAACCAGAAAGGCTTCCAAGCAGAGCAAGTCTaagaaggccaaggcggcacctgagcctgttgaggaagatgaagctgagccCGAGAAAGCACAGCTACAGGAACACGAAATgccagaggaagaggccaCACGACCAGAAGCAGAGACCCAGATCGATGAGACAGCCCACGACGATAGTCTTGTTAGCACTGACACTGTTGTCAAGAAGTCTAATAATTCTCGCTTGAGTACAGGCAGCCGAGGGCGTGGACGCCCATCCAAGGCATCCCTTGCCTCGAGGGCTTCCGCCAATGATTTGGAGCTAGTTGAAGCGCCAGAAGAAGCTACTCCAGAGCCTGCTGAGGAGCAACCCACAAAACGACCCCGGGGACGTCCTTCCAAGGCTTCATTGGCATCTCGTCCATCTGCTGGACCTGACGAGAGCCAAGTGAGTGAAGCGGCCCCTAAACGTGGTCGTGGACGTCCTTCGAAGAAGTCACTGGAAGCTCGGAGGTCGATGGAAGCAGCGGCGAGCCAGGAATCCACACAGCCCTTCACACAACCGGTTGAAGAGCGCATGCAAGAGGACGTCGAAGTCTACGCGTCTGAGGAACAAAAGGACGAAAGGCCACCTTCTTCCCGTGTTGTATCGTTTGAATCGGCGCAGGCATCTCCCGCACAACAGCCTatgccatcatcaccacccgCAAGCTCGGCTCACCTGGCGAACCCGCCATCTACCCCTGGGAGAATCATTTCTCCCGCGCCATCGGCTCGACAAGCAGCCATCTCACCCTCTCAATCACCCCAATCCTCTGACGCCGAGAACCAACCGCCCTCTTCCAGACTTACCACGAGTTCCAATCCCAAGAGAGTAGCACTCGCACCCGTGAACTCTACGCCAACGCGCTCGTCACCATCCAGGCGCAACGTGATTGCGGGACTCCGCAGCACGGCACCATGGACAGAGTTGGATCTCGACGCTGTTTTCGGAACACCGTGTGTCAACCCAGACAAGGAGAACGGCGTAGAACGATACCTTAAGCAGGGACAGACTTTGACGTCACCCGAGAAGCAGATGACAGTGCAAGAGTGGATCTACTACAATGCTTcagaggccgagaagaagctgaagtaTGAGTGCGAGTCGATTGTCAACCGATTTGAGAGTGAAGGATCAAAAGCAATGCGCGTGCTTGAGGGACTGGTTGTGGAATGA
- a CDS encoding hypothetical protein (EggNog:ENOG41) → MRFSLLLSALGAAAVEIPAQNAGEGLYRRIESASLQPAAANTQAPAQDGYFASAPEVQTSAAEVEAETTAAPAPQVTSAAPVEQDDTSVGGADTGTPYIEEGTMVVWDAKCGCPVPVTTTVVVPPPPVITDSYPANDPTTVDPPPETTTEPLPPPPVITDSYTVVPPPTYGPSTTSEEPPAPPTTTSEAPLPPTTTTEPYVPPTTTTEAPEPPTTTTEPYVPPTTTTGPYEPPTTTTESPEPPTTTAPPETTQSCAPGGTTTVTEKITEKVTEKVTVTETEKVTEKVTEKVTITETQAASTITETVHEGTTVVETRPGPTYVETQPITVIETVPGPTFVETLPGETIVETMPPVTITEPGVTITEDGGTVTVPGPTVIEAGTTVTEPGTTVTLPEVTITEPGSTVTEAGTTITLPEETVTEPGSTVTEAGNTVTEPALTITDVVTIPGSRVTITKAGEDETVTIPRTIVQPGEDKTVVRTVTLPGQETVVTVSGEERTVTVPGERTVVTVPGGQATVTIESVVTERLPAETVTLTKDGETVVTVVPGPTTVYTTTLTIGQTVQLPPTTVTATPGRITLCPKPTGRSAPLDRKSDLTFGCEPGYVCNPPKPAWCNFWAEPPDEDYLCEPQYCIKAPKVKKAKWRKNKTGFYPRSPGYFNLNPEAFGLSYDIFEKQVYEKIVSGELKTFSTGNWASQTTLSDWPDATTSVAESYGNIPSNNQRRGLHMYDRRDVTPAICYDDCDGAYKIALSIGKSDRLCRAGSSFRGSYDMCRDCISDNTSKSKNTIRDYVEPEFNQFIDYCDGKDTTTVTTAASGPESQVTGSADVETTGQVEATSGGFSALPVTTEESEPESTSAEAEPTTEAVVTSDAAEATSAGDESTDIAEPVSAEDASTRVSEQAQPTTDAAGSTSGASQPTTSGEAAEESSVPAETTEKAEATETGTAAEETSTNGSENSEAGESTTLSITAKSVVGTVTSSLGDSETDLVSTLTETGSRTAQTKGIETDSAETGSETDASGAATETTVKATRSGNANATETGTESGATATETESGSGRETETGSGAAGAATESRSRLETRTSSSTSDETAAPSTVEAAASRLKTSFATIIALFSMLMVLI, encoded by the exons ATGCGCTTCTCACTATTACTCAGTGCCCTGGGCGCTGCAGCTGTTGAGATTCCAGCTCAGAACGCTGGAGAAGGTCTCTATCGAAGGATTGAATCAGCAAGCCTCCaacctgctgctgccaatacACAGGCACCCGCTCAAGACGGATACTTCGCCAGCGCTCCTGAAGTTCAGACTTCTGCAGCCGAGGTCGAGGCAGAAACAACAGCGGCTCCGGCTCCTCAAGTCACCTCTGCCGCGCCAGTTGAGCAAGACGATACCAGTGTTGGCGGGGCCGATACAGGAACCCCGTACATAGAGGAAGGTACAATGGTGGTTTGGGATGCTAAGTGCGGTTGTCCTGTACCCGTGACGACGACTGTGGTGGTTCCTCCCCCCCCTGTTATCACAGACAGCTATCCTGCCAACGATCCAACTACAGTAGATCCTCCGCCTGAGACTACCACCGAGCCGCTTCCACCGCCTCCGGTTATCACAGATTCCTACACCGTAGTTCCGCCTCCAACCTATGGGCCCTCAACCACCAGCGAGGAGCCTCCTGCgcctccaacaacaacgagTGAAGCCCCTTTGCCCCCTACCACCACAACTGAGCCTTACGTACCTCCTACTACAACGACTGAAGCTCCTGAGCCTCCAACTACTACGACCGAGCCGTATGTACCTCCCACTACAACGACTGGGCCGTATGAGCCTCCAACTACTACCACTGAGTCTCCTGAGCCTCCCACCACGACTGCGCCCCCTGAGACAACTCAATCTTG CGCTCCTGGCGGCACCACCACTGTCACCGAAAAGATTACAGAAAAGGTCACCGAAAAGGTCACCGTtactgagactgagaaggTGACGGAAAAAGTCACGGAGAAGGTGACGATAACCGAGACTCAAGCTGCATCCACAATCACAGAAACAGTTCATGAGGGAACTACTGTGGTTGAGACTCGACCTGGACCAACATATGTTGAGACACAGCCGATCACAGTGATAGAAACTGTGCCCGGACCAACTTTCGTCGAAACGCTTCCAGGGGAGACTATCGTTGAGACTATGCCTCCCGTCACAATCACGGAGCCTGGAGTAACAATCACCGAAGACGGGGGTACTGTTACTGTACCAGGACCAACAGTTATCGAGGCTGGAACGACTGTCACCGAGCCAGGCACTACTGTGACGCTCCCTGAAGTTACTATAACAGAGCCTGGCAGTACCGTGACTGAGGCTGGTACAACTATTACTCTTCCCGAGGAAACTGTCACTGAGCCCGGAAGCACTGTCACCGAGGCTGGAAATACGGTTACTGAACCTGCTTTGACAATTACCGACGTCGTTACTATTCCAGGAAGCAGGGTTACTATTACCAAGGCTGGAGAAGACGAGACAGTGACGATCCCCAGAACTATTGTCCAGCCTGGCGAAGATAAAACTGTGGTAAGGACTGTGACTCTACCTGGTCAGGAAACTGTTGTCACAGTGTCTGGCGAGGAAAGGACCGTCACAGTTCCCGGAGAGCGTACCGTTGTTACTGTCCCTGGAGGGCAGGCTACTGTCACCATTGAATCGGTCGTCACAGAGAGACTGCCTGCAGAGACTGTGACTCTGACTAAGGACGGTGAGACGGTTGTCACAGTGGTTCCAGGCCCTACAACTGTCTACACTACTACCTTGACCATTGGCCAAACAGTACAGCTCCCTCCTACCACAGTCACGGCTACTCCTGGACGCATCACCTTGTGCCCCAAGCCTACAGGTCGATCTGCGCCACTCGACCGCAAGTCTGATCTCACATTTGGTTGCGAGCCAGGCTACGTCTGCAACCCGCCGAAGCCAGCATGGTGCAACTTCTGGGCGGAGCCACCTGATGAGGACTATCTTTGTGAACCTCAATACTGTATCAAGGctcccaaggtcaagaaggcgaAATGGCGCAAGAACAAGACTGGTTTCTACCCTCGTTCTCCTGGTTACTTCAACCTGAACCCAGAGGCTTTCGGGCTTTCTTATGATATCTTTGAGAAGCAAGTCTATGAGAAGATCGTGAGTGGAGAGCTGAAGACATTCTCGACCGGAAACTGGGCTTCACAGACAACCTTGAGTGACTGGCCTGATGCCACTACTTCGGTAGCAGAGTCCTATGGCAACATCCCCAGCAACAACCAACGACGTGGACTCCACATGTACGACAGGCGAGATGTCACTCCAGCCATTTGCTACGATGACTGTGATGGTGCTTACAAGATCGCACTCTCAATTGGGAAATCAGACAGACTCTGCAGAGCAGGTTCTTCATTCCGTGGTAGCTACGACATGTGCCGCGACTGTATTAGTGATAACACctccaagagcaagaacaCCATCCGCGATTATGTTGAGCCTGAGTTTAACCAATTCATCGATTACTGTGATGGAAAGGATACCACGACTGTCACCACAGCTGCATCTGGTCCTGAGTCCCAAGTTACTGGATCTGCGGATGTTGAGACGACAGGACAGGTCGAGGCCACCTCTGGCGGTTTCAGTGCCCTTCCAGTGACAACTGAAGAGTCTGAGCCCGAGTCTACTAGTGCTGAAGCCGAACCTACTACAGAAGCTGTTGTTACCTCGGATGCTGCTGAGGCGACTAGTGCTGGGGATGAGAGCACCGATATCGCAGAACCTGTTTCTGCAGAAGATGCTTCTACACGAGTTTCTGAGCAGGCCCAGCCGACCACAGATGCAGCTGGATCGACTTCTGGTGCATCACAGCCAACCACATCCggagaagctgctgaagagAGTTCGGTTCCGGCTGAGACAACTGAAAAGGCCGAGGCGACCGAGACTGGGACAGCGGCTGAGGAGACATCAACCAATGGGTCTGAAAACTCTGAAGCTGGTGAGTCTACCACTTTGTCTATTACAGCCAAGAGTGTTGTCGGAACTGTCACATCGTCACTTGGTGACTCTGAGACTGATTTAGTTTCTACCCTTACAGAAACAGGATCGAGAACAGCCCAGACCAAGGGTATTGAGACGGATTCTGCCGAGACAGGTTCAGAAACTGATGCTTCTGGAGCTGCCACCGAGACGACTGTCAAAGCTACACGCTCTGGCAACGCAAATGCTACTGAAACTGGAACAGAATCTGGAGCTACCGCAACAGAGACAGAGTCAGGATCAGGGAGAGAAACAGAGACTGGAtctggtgctgctggagccGCCACAGAGAGCAGATCGCGCCTCGAGACACGCACTTCATCGTCTACCTCAGACGAAACTGCCGCACCTTCAAcggttgaggctgctgcGTCAAGATTGAAAACTAGCTTTGCCACAATCATCGCGCTTTTCTCAATGCTGATGGTGCTCATTTAA